A stretch of the Bacillus sp. (in: firmicutes) genome encodes the following:
- a CDS encoding amidophosphoribosyltransferase, with product MFGVWGHPDAARLTYYGLHSLQHRGQEGAGIVVTDGETLKISKNVGLVTEVFGMGEIESLTGKAAIGHVRYSMGEDGGCENVQPLLFNSQTGSLALAHNGNLTNAKALKHQLECQGSIFQTTSDTEVLAHLIRRSGFLNVEEQVKNALQMVKGAYAYLIMTETKLMAALDPNGFRPLSIGRLDGAYVLASETCAFDVIGATYEREVMPGELIIIDDTGLRSERFTMNVNRAVCSMEYIYFARPDSDFDNINVHSARKRLGKQMVAEAPVEADVVTGVPDSSISAAIGYAEASGIPYELGLIKNRYVGRTFIQPTQEMRERGVKMKLSPVRGVVEGKRVVMVDDSIVRGTTSRRIVQLLRDAGATEVHVRISSPPIEFPCFYGVDTTSKEELIAASMSIEEIRQEIGADSLAFLSQEGLLTAIGRSDAEENCGQCLACFTGKYPTEIYPEQTSDKATTSISGS from the coding sequence GTGTTTGGAGTTTGGGGACACCCTGATGCAGCGCGTTTAACTTATTACGGACTACACAGTCTTCAGCATCGTGGTCAAGAAGGTGCAGGGATTGTTGTGACAGATGGTGAAACCTTAAAAATATCCAAAAATGTAGGCTTAGTGACAGAAGTTTTTGGTATGGGCGAAATTGAAAGTTTAACAGGAAAGGCTGCCATCGGTCATGTGCGCTATTCGATGGGAGAAGATGGGGGCTGTGAAAATGTCCAGCCTCTTCTTTTTAACTCACAAACCGGCAGCTTAGCATTAGCTCATAATGGTAATTTGACAAATGCAAAAGCTTTAAAGCATCAATTAGAATGTCAAGGTTCTATTTTTCAAACGACATCAGATACCGAAGTGCTAGCCCATTTAATTAGACGTAGTGGTTTCCTAAACGTGGAGGAACAAGTAAAGAATGCCTTGCAAATGGTAAAAGGCGCTTATGCTTATTTAATCATGACAGAAACTAAATTAATGGCAGCCCTTGACCCAAATGGTTTTCGTCCGCTATCAATCGGACGTCTTGATGGTGCTTATGTTTTAGCATCTGAGACATGTGCGTTTGATGTTATTGGGGCAACATATGAGCGTGAAGTAATGCCAGGTGAGCTCATTATCATTGATGATACTGGCTTGCGTTCTGAACGATTTACAATGAATGTAAATCGTGCAGTTTGCAGCATGGAATATATTTATTTTGCTCGTCCAGACAGCGACTTTGACAACATTAATGTTCACAGTGCTCGCAAACGTTTAGGTAAACAAATGGTAGCGGAAGCACCAGTAGAAGCAGATGTTGTAACAGGTGTACCTGATTCTAGTATTTCAGCAGCGATTGGCTATGCGGAAGCTTCTGGTATTCCATATGAATTAGGACTCATAAAAAATCGTTATGTTGGCCGGACGTTCATTCAACCTACACAAGAAATGCGTGAACGTGGCGTGAAAATGAAACTTTCACCAGTACGTGGTGTTGTTGAAGGGAAACGCGTTGTTATGGTGGATGATTCGATTGTGCGCGGGACAACGAGTAGAAGAATCGTTCAACTGCTTCGTGATGCAGGTGCAACCGAAGTTCATGTAAGAATCAGCTCACCACCAATTGAGTTTCCATGTTTTTATGGTGTCGATACAACTTCAAAAGAAGAGTTAATTGCTGCATCGATGTCAATAGAAGAAATTCGTCAGGAAATTGGCGCGGATTCACTTGCATTTCTTTCCCAAGAAGGCCTGCTTACGGCAATCGGCAGAAGTGATGCCGAGGAAAACTGTGGACAATGTCTAGCGTGTTTTACAGGAAAATATCCGACTGAGATTTATCCTGAGCAAACTAGCGACAAAGCTACTACTTCTATTAGTGGTAGCTAA
- a CDS encoding phosphoribosylformylglycinamidine cyclo-ligase encodes MSNAYKNAGVDIEAGYEAVNRMKAHVQRTVRPEVLGGLGGFGGMFDLSKMNVKEPVLISGTDGVGTKLMLAFMMDKHDTIGIDCVAMCVNDIVVQGAEPLYFLDYIACGKALPERIEMIVKGVAEGCVQAGCALIGGETAEMPGMYDVEEYDLAGFAVGVAEKSKLITGESIEAGDVLVGIASSGIHSNGYSLVRKVLLQDGGLDLQATYEGLNRPLGEELLQPTKIYVKPVLELIKKYNIKGLSHITGGGFIENIPRMLPEGIGAEIDYGTWPILPIFALLEKTGNLKQIEMFNVFNMGIGMVAVVKESEADDVIATLASLGEKAYKIGRVENGEGVSFNGGNLE; translated from the coding sequence ATGTCAAATGCTTACAAAAATGCCGGTGTTGATATTGAAGCAGGCTATGAAGCTGTTAATCGCATGAAAGCACATGTTCAAAGAACCGTCCGTCCTGAAGTGCTTGGTGGTTTAGGTGGTTTTGGCGGAATGTTTGATCTTTCAAAAATGAATGTGAAAGAGCCGGTGTTAATATCTGGAACTGACGGCGTTGGTACGAAGCTAATGCTCGCCTTTATGATGGACAAGCATGATACAATCGGCATTGACTGTGTGGCCATGTGTGTGAACGATATTGTCGTTCAAGGAGCAGAGCCGCTTTATTTCTTAGATTACATTGCTTGTGGCAAAGCCCTTCCTGAACGAATTGAAATGATTGTAAAAGGTGTTGCCGAAGGCTGTGTGCAAGCGGGCTGTGCCTTAATTGGTGGGGAAACGGCAGAGATGCCCGGTATGTATGATGTTGAGGAATATGATCTTGCCGGCTTTGCAGTAGGTGTTGCGGAAAAGTCAAAGCTCATTACTGGCGAAAGCATTGAAGCCGGGGATGTTCTAGTTGGCATTGCCTCAAGCGGCATTCATAGCAATGGTTATTCATTAGTACGGAAGGTACTTTTACAAGATGGTGGCCTTGACCTTCAAGCTACATATGAAGGGTTAAATCGCCCTTTAGGTGAGGAATTGTTGCAGCCAACAAAAATTTATGTGAAGCCTGTTTTAGAATTAATCAAAAAATATAACATCAAAGGCCTTTCACACATTACTGGCGGTGGCTTTATTGAAAATATTCCAAGAATGCTACCAGAAGGAATTGGTGCTGAAATCGATTATGGCACATGGCCAATTCTTCCGATTTTTGCATTGCTTGAAAAGACTGGAAACCTAAAACAAATCGAAATGTTTAATGTCTTTAACATGGGCATCGGTATGGTGGCTGTTGTCAAAGAAAGCGAAGCAGATGATGTGATTGCAACACTTGCGTCACTTGGGGAAAAAGCATATAAAATTGGCCGCGTTGAAAATGGCGAGGGCGTTTCCTTCAATGGAGGAAATTTAGAATGA
- the purN gene encoding phosphoribosylglycinamide formyltransferase, giving the protein MKKIAVFASGSGTNFQAIVDAVKAGQLSCEIVLLVCDKPGAFCIERAEKAGVPTAVLSPKEFASKVEYEQEILRELSANNVELIVLAGYMRLIGEPLLSAYEGRIINIHPSLLPSFPGKDAIGQAFDAKVKITGVTVHYVDEGMDTGPIISQEAVKMDDNETRESLEAKIHQVEHILYPKVIQKLCSGEKR; this is encoded by the coding sequence ATGAAGAAAATAGCAGTTTTTGCATCAGGTAGCGGCACTAATTTTCAAGCAATTGTTGATGCAGTCAAGGCTGGTCAGCTTTCTTGTGAAATTGTCCTGCTTGTCTGTGATAAACCAGGCGCTTTTTGCATTGAACGGGCAGAAAAAGCGGGCGTACCTACAGCGGTTCTTTCACCAAAGGAATTTGCTTCAAAAGTAGAATATGAGCAAGAAATTTTACGAGAGTTATCAGCAAACAATGTGGAGTTAATCGTACTTGCAGGTTATATGCGCTTAATCGGTGAACCGTTGTTATCAGCTTATGAAGGGCGAATTATTAATATTCATCCGTCACTTTTGCCGTCTTTTCCTGGAAAAGATGCGATTGGACAAGCTTTTGATGCGAAAGTGAAAATTACTGGCGTGACGGTTCATTATGTTGATGAAGGAATGGATACGGGACCGATTATTTCTCAAGAAGCGGTAAAGATGGATGATAACGAGACTAGGGAAAGTCTTGAAGCAAAAATCCATCAAGTTGAGCACATTTTATATCCAAAAGTAATTCAAAAATTATGTTCGGGGGAGAAAAGGTAA
- the purQ gene encoding phosphoribosylformylglycinamidine synthase subunit PurQ, protein MRFAVIVFPGTSCELDMYHAIKDELGAEVEYVQHTETDLSRFDAIMLPGGASYGNYLRPGAIAAKATNIIKAIIEAAEAGKPVVGVSNGFQILLEAGLLPGAMKKNESLKFICRQVKVEVVNNNTMFTDGYTQGEIITIPIAHEDGNYECDEATLKELEENNQIVLRYHGENPNGSKANIAGIMNKKGNVLGLMPHPERAVDELLGSADGLKLLQSMLKNWRETHVVTP, encoded by the coding sequence GTGAGATTCGCTGTCATAGTATTTCCGGGTACGAGTTGTGAACTCGACATGTATCATGCGATTAAGGATGAATTAGGAGCGGAAGTAGAATACGTTCAGCACACAGAAACAGATTTAAGTCGTTTCGATGCGATTATGTTGCCCGGAGGAGCCTCTTATGGTAACTATCTACGTCCAGGCGCAATTGCGGCGAAGGCTACAAATATAATAAAAGCTATTATCGAAGCTGCTGAAGCAGGGAAACCAGTTGTTGGTGTTAGTAATGGATTTCAAATTTTGTTAGAGGCTGGTCTTTTACCTGGAGCGATGAAGAAAAATGAAAGTTTAAAATTCATCTGTCGTCAAGTGAAGGTAGAGGTTGTTAACAATAACACGATGTTTACAGATGGCTATACACAAGGTGAGATTATTACGATTCCTATCGCCCATGAAGATGGTAACTATGAGTGTGATGAGGCAACATTGAAGGAACTCGAAGAAAACAACCAAATTGTTCTACGTTACCATGGCGAAAATCCGAACGGATCAAAGGCTAATATTGCAGGAATAATGAATAAAAAAGGAAATGTACTAGGCTTAATGCCACATCCAGAGCGAGCTGTGGATGAGTTATTAGGCAGTGCAGATGGATTAAAGTTATTGCAATCAATGTTAAAAAATTGGAGGGAAACACATGTCGTTACTCCTTGA
- the purK gene encoding 5-(carboxyamino)imidazole ribonucleotide synthase gives MYLAKQRILPGQTIGIIGGGQLGRMMAIAAKEMGYRVAVLEPTRDSPCAQVCDIEIVAPYDDLEAAKKLVEVSDVITYEFENVDHAVLGWLEENANLPQGSELIKITQDRSNEKKAIVESGAEVAPYFLVNNKADLDAGLKELGMPAVLKTCRGGYDGKGQAVIRNLSDTTEAEQLLSRGACVLEKWLSFEKEISVIVTRSVSGEVSTFPVAENIHVDNILSQTIVPARITDDIAKKATEKAVNLAKSINMVGTLAVEMFLTKSDDIFINELAPRPHNSGHYTLNACETSQFEQHIRAVCGWPLGKPDLLKPVVMANILGEHVQLVLDKIDQFTDCKLHLYGKSEIKEKRKMGHLNILANTVEEALQKYDALMIWNQSCEDKVVRR, from the coding sequence ATGTACTTGGCTAAGCAACGGATATTACCAGGGCAAACGATTGGAATTATCGGTGGTGGGCAATTAGGACGAATGATGGCCATCGCTGCAAAAGAGATGGGTTACCGAGTAGCTGTATTAGAGCCGACAAGAGATTCCCCTTGTGCCCAAGTATGCGATATCGAAATCGTGGCTCCTTACGATGATTTAGAAGCTGCTAAAAAGCTAGTAGAGGTAAGCGATGTGATTACGTATGAATTTGAAAATGTTGATCATGCTGTCCTAGGCTGGCTTGAAGAGAATGCAAATTTGCCGCAAGGCAGTGAACTTATTAAAATAACACAAGACCGTTCCAATGAAAAGAAAGCAATTGTCGAAAGTGGTGCAGAGGTTGCTCCATACTTTCTTGTTAATAATAAAGCTGATTTAGATGCTGGATTAAAAGAGCTTGGGATGCCAGCTGTATTAAAAACATGCCGTGGTGGTTATGACGGAAAAGGCCAAGCTGTCATTAGAAATTTGAGCGATACCACTGAAGCTGAACAACTTTTATCACGCGGTGCATGTGTGCTGGAAAAATGGCTTTCCTTCGAGAAGGAAATTTCCGTCATTGTAACAAGAAGTGTGTCAGGGGAAGTCAGTACATTTCCTGTTGCAGAAAATATTCATGTCGATAATATTCTTTCGCAAACAATTGTTCCAGCAAGAATAACGGATGATATTGCGAAAAAGGCAACTGAAAAAGCTGTTAATCTTGCAAAATCGATCAATATGGTTGGGACACTAGCGGTTGAAATGTTTTTAACCAAATCAGATGATATTTTTATTAACGAACTAGCACCAAGGCCGCACAACTCAGGACATTACACTCTTAATGCTTGTGAGACATCGCAATTTGAGCAGCATATTCGTGCTGTTTGTGGTTGGCCACTTGGAAAACCCGATTTATTAAAGCCAGTCGTTATGGCAAACATATTAGGGGAACATGTACAGCTAGTCTTAGATAAAATTGATCAATTTACCGATTGCAAACTTCATTTATATGGAAAGTCGGAAATTAAAGAAAAACGAAAAATGGGACATCTTAACATTTTAGCGAATACGGTTGAGGAGGCTTTGCAAAAATATGATGCGCTGATGATATGGAATCAGTCCTGTGAGGATAAGGTAGTGCGCAGATAG
- the purS gene encoding phosphoribosylformylglycinamidine synthase subunit PurS, producing the protein MLKVKVYVTLRESVIDPQGAAVKNALQSMSYNEVADAKVGKYIELTLDKGTTNVDEKVKEMCERLLVNANIENYRYDIEEVVAQ; encoded by the coding sequence ATGTTAAAGGTAAAAGTGTATGTAACGTTAAGAGAAAGTGTAATTGATCCGCAAGGAGCTGCCGTGAAAAACGCATTGCAAAGCATGTCTTATAACGAGGTAGCTGACGCGAAAGTCGGAAAATATATAGAGTTAACGCTTGATAAAGGAACAACAAATGTTGACGAAAAGGTAAAAGAAATGTGTGAACGTTTGTTGGTAAATGCAAATATTGAAAACTACCGTTACGACATTGAGGAGGTCGTTGCTCAGTGA
- the purL gene encoding phosphoribosylformylglycinamidine synthase subunit PurL, with the protein MSLLLEPTSEQIKQERIYREMGLSDEEFAMIEEKLGRLPNYTETGLFSVMWSEHCSYKNSKPVLRKFPTKGEQVLQGPGEGAGVVDIGDNQAIVFKIESHNHPSAVEPYEGAATGVGGILRDVFSMGARPIAVLNSLRFGELTSPEVKHLFEEAVRGIAGYGNTIGVPTVGGEIQFDPSYDGNPLVNAMCVGLLNHEDIKKGQAKGVGNTVMYVGAPTGRDGIHGATFASEEFSEGSEVKPPDVQAGDPFLEKLLMEACLEIVKSDALVGIQDMGAAGLTSSSCEMASKAGSGIEMNLDLVPQRGEGLSAYEMMLSESQERMLLVIKKGREQEIIDICNKYGVDAKIIGKVTDDKMLRLYHKGEIVAEVLADALAEDAPVYYKPSKEPAYYQEFQNQPTYMPEVTDYKDMLVKLLSQPSIASKEYAYNQYDSMVRTDTVVPPGSDAGVVRVRGTRKALAMTTDCNARYIYLDPEVGGKIAVSEAARNIVCSGGAPLAATDGLNFGSPEKPEIFWQIEKSADGISAACEALGTPIIGGNVSLYNESNGEAIYPTPIIGMVGVIEDFDHITTQYFKQADDFIYVIGEARQEFGGSELQQLLEGKIFGKAPELDLEVEALRQQQLLAAIKSGLVQSAHDISEGGFAVAVAESLMNSDELGANVQIKGDVVAALFSETQSRFIVTVKKENQMQFEAIVKDAQLIGEVNVSGKLTIVDEKEDVLLSVPTEQLQEAWKGAIPCLLKSKA; encoded by the coding sequence ATGTCGTTACTCCTTGAGCCAACAAGCGAGCAAATCAAACAAGAACGTATTTATCGAGAAATGGGTTTAAGTGATGAAGAATTTGCAATGATTGAAGAAAAACTTGGGCGTCTACCAAACTATACTGAAACTGGTTTGTTTTCAGTCATGTGGTCAGAACATTGTAGCTATAAAAACTCTAAACCTGTTTTAAGAAAATTCCCGACTAAAGGTGAACAAGTGCTGCAAGGACCAGGCGAAGGTGCTGGGGTCGTTGATATAGGTGATAACCAAGCCATCGTTTTTAAAATCGAAAGTCATAACCATCCATCAGCAGTTGAGCCTTATGAAGGAGCGGCAACAGGCGTAGGTGGTATTCTTCGTGATGTATTCTCAATGGGGGCACGTCCAATTGCGGTATTAAATTCACTTCGTTTTGGTGAATTAACATCACCTGAAGTTAAACATTTATTTGAAGAAGCTGTTCGCGGTATTGCAGGATATGGCAATACAATTGGCGTTCCAACAGTTGGTGGGGAGATTCAATTTGACCCTTCATATGATGGGAATCCACTTGTAAATGCAATGTGCGTTGGTTTGCTTAATCATGAAGATATTAAAAAAGGTCAAGCAAAAGGTGTCGGCAATACGGTTATGTATGTTGGAGCGCCAACAGGACGTGATGGTATTCATGGTGCTACCTTCGCTTCTGAGGAGTTTTCAGAAGGATCAGAAGTAAAGCCTCCTGATGTTCAAGCTGGTGACCCATTTTTAGAAAAACTTCTAATGGAGGCATGTCTAGAGATTGTAAAATCAGATGCCCTCGTTGGAATTCAAGATATGGGTGCAGCTGGTTTAACATCTTCATCTTGTGAAATGGCTAGTAAAGCTGGGTCAGGAATAGAAATGAATTTAGATTTAGTTCCGCAACGTGGGGAAGGATTGTCAGCATATGAAATGATGTTGTCTGAATCACAAGAGCGGATGCTTCTCGTCATCAAAAAAGGACGAGAGCAAGAGATTATAGATATTTGTAATAAATATGGGGTTGATGCGAAGATTATCGGTAAAGTTACAGATGATAAAATGCTACGCCTTTATCATAAAGGAGAAATCGTTGCAGAGGTGCTAGCAGATGCACTTGCTGAAGATGCACCAGTTTATTATAAGCCTTCGAAAGAACCAGCATATTATCAGGAGTTTCAAAATCAGCCTACTTATATGCCGGAAGTAACAGATTATAAGGATATGCTAGTAAAGTTATTAAGTCAGCCATCTATTGCAAGTAAAGAATATGCCTATAACCAGTATGATTCCATGGTTCGGACTGATACGGTAGTACCACCAGGATCGGATGCAGGTGTAGTTAGAGTCCGTGGAACACGAAAAGCACTTGCAATGACAACTGATTGTAATGCACGCTATATTTATCTTGATCCGGAAGTTGGTGGAAAAATTGCTGTAAGTGAAGCAGCACGAAACATCGTTTGTTCCGGGGGTGCACCACTTGCTGCTACAGATGGGTTGAATTTCGGAAGCCCTGAAAAGCCAGAGATTTTCTGGCAAATTGAAAAGTCGGCAGACGGAATTAGCGCCGCTTGTGAGGCGTTAGGCACTCCAATTATCGGTGGTAATGTTTCACTTTATAACGAGTCAAATGGCGAAGCTATTTATCCAACACCAATCATTGGGATGGTTGGAGTAATTGAAGATTTTGATCATATAACAACACAATATTTTAAACAAGCAGACGATTTCATTTATGTGATTGGTGAAGCTAGACAAGAGTTTGGCGGTAGTGAATTGCAACAACTGTTAGAAGGAAAAATTTTCGGAAAAGCACCTGAACTAGACCTTGAAGTTGAGGCTCTGCGTCAGCAACAATTGTTGGCAGCCATTAAGTCTGGTCTTGTTCAATCTGCCCATGATATTTCAGAAGGTGGCTTTGCTGTTGCGGTTGCTGAAAGCTTAATGAATAGTGATGAGTTAGGCGCTAATGTGCAAATTAAAGGCGATGTAGTGGCGGCCTTATTTAGTGAAACACAATCACGGTTTATTGTGACTGTAAAAAAAGAAAATCAAATGCAATTTGAAGCGATTGTTAAAGATGCACAGTTAATTGGCGAAGTTAACGTGTCAGGCAAATTAACAATCGTTGATGAAAAAGAAGATGTGTTGTTATCTGTACCAACAGAGCAACTACAAGAGGCTTGGAAGGGAGCTATACCATGCTTGCTGAAATCAAAGGCTTAA
- the purH gene encoding bifunctional phosphoribosylaminoimidazolecarboxamide formyltransferase/IMP cyclohydrolase — protein sequence MAIKRALVSVSDKEGIVPFVKALVENGVEVISTGGTSKTLEENGVNVIGISEVTGFPEIMDGRVKTLHPNIHGALLAIRGNEEHQKALSEHNITPIDLVVVNLYPFQATIAKPNVEFQDAIENIDIGGPTMLRSAAKNHADVTVVVDPRDYDRVLAEIKETGDVTAETKRKLAAKVFRHTAAYDAVISEYLTKQAGEEDPESLTVTFEKRQDLRYGENPHQKATFYKKPLGSESSIAAANQLHGKELSYNNINDADAALGIVKEFTEPAAVAVKHMNPCGVGVGATVEEAFDKAYAADPVSIFGGIVATNREVDAATALKMKEIFLEIIIAPSFSEEALAILTEKKNLRLLTLSFAEDKKAEKKLTSIHGGLLVQDEDTFGLDEATITIPTKREPTEQEWKDLKLAWKVVKHVKSNAIVLAKDDMTIGVGAGQMNRVGSAKIAIEQAGDNAKGSALGSDAFFPMPDTVEEAAKAGITAIIQPGGSIRDEDSIKKCDEYGIAMVFTGVRHFKH from the coding sequence ATGGCAATTAAACGTGCACTTGTTAGTGTTTCTGATAAAGAAGGGATTGTTCCTTTCGTAAAAGCACTAGTTGAAAACGGGGTTGAGGTTATTTCAACAGGTGGTACTAGTAAAACGCTTGAAGAAAATGGCGTAAATGTAATCGGAATTTCAGAAGTAACAGGATTCCCAGAAATTATGGATGGCCGTGTGAAAACGTTGCACCCAAATATTCACGGTGCATTGCTTGCGATTCGTGGCAATGAAGAACATCAAAAGGCTTTAAGTGAGCATAATATTACGCCAATCGATTTAGTTGTCGTGAACTTATATCCTTTTCAAGCAACGATTGCAAAGCCGAATGTTGAGTTCCAAGATGCGATTGAAAATATTGATATCGGTGGCCCAACAATGCTTCGTTCTGCCGCTAAAAACCATGCTGATGTTACAGTTGTTGTTGACCCAAGAGACTACGACCGTGTGTTGGCGGAAATTAAAGAAACAGGCGATGTAACGGCTGAAACAAAACGCAAGCTTGCTGCAAAAGTTTTCCGTCACACTGCTGCTTATGATGCGGTAATTTCTGAATACTTAACAAAACAAGCTGGCGAGGAAGATCCAGAATCATTAACAGTTACATTCGAAAAACGCCAAGATTTACGTTATGGGGAAAATCCACACCAAAAAGCAACATTCTATAAAAAACCATTAGGCTCTGAATCTTCGATTGCAGCAGCGAATCAGCTTCACGGTAAAGAGCTTTCATACAACAATATTAACGATGCTGACGCTGCTTTAGGTATTGTAAAAGAATTTACAGAGCCAGCCGCAGTTGCAGTAAAGCATATGAATCCATGCGGAGTTGGTGTTGGCGCAACGGTTGAAGAAGCGTTTGACAAAGCTTATGCAGCTGACCCAGTATCCATTTTTGGCGGCATCGTCGCAACTAATCGCGAGGTTGATGCGGCAACCGCTTTGAAAATGAAAGAAATTTTCTTGGAAATCATTATTGCCCCTTCCTTTAGTGAAGAAGCATTAGCAATTTTAACTGAAAAGAAAAACTTGCGTTTATTAACGCTTTCTTTTGCAGAAGATAAAAAAGCTGAGAAAAAATTGACATCGATTCATGGCGGTCTTCTTGTTCAGGACGAAGATACATTTGGATTAGATGAAGCAACGATTACAATCCCAACAAAACGCGAGCCTACTGAGCAAGAGTGGAAAGATCTTAAACTTGCTTGGAAGGTCGTTAAGCATGTGAAATCTAATGCAATTGTGCTAGCGAAAGATGATATGACCATCGGTGTTGGTGCAGGCCAAATGAATCGCGTTGGCTCAGCAAAGATTGCAATTGAACAAGCTGGTGACAATGCAAAAGGTTCAGCATTAGGCTCAGATGCGTTCTTCCCAATGCCTGATACTGTTGAAGAAGCAGCAAAAGCTGGCATCACAGCCATTATTCAACCAGGCGGCTCTATTCGTGATGAAGATTCAATTAAAAAATGTGATGAATACGGAATTGCAATGGTGTTTACAGGAGTGCGTCATTTTAAACA
- the purB gene encoding adenylosuccinate lyase — translation MIERYTRPEMGAIWTEENKYKAWLEVEILACEAWAELGEIPKEDVKKLRENASFNIERINEIEQETRHDVVAFTRAVSETLGEERKWVHYGLTSTDVVDTALSYLVKQANEILEKDIENFIAVLKEKAQEHKKTVMMGRTHGVHAEPTTFGLKLALWYEEMKRNLERFKHAANGIRVGKISGAVGTYANIDPFVEQYVCENLGLKASPISTQTLQRDRHADYMSTLALIATSIEKFAVEIRGLQKSETREVEEFFAKGQKGSSAMPHKRNPIGSENMAGLARLIRGYMVTSYENVPLWHERDISHSSAERVILPDATIALNYMLNRFANIVKNLTVFPENMKRNMERTFGLIYSQRVLLALIDKGLSREEAYDTVQPKAMEAWEKQVQFKSLIEADEKITSKLIPAEIDDCFDYNYHLKHVDMIFERLGL, via the coding sequence ATGATTGAACGTTATACCCGCCCTGAAATGGGAGCGATTTGGACTGAGGAAAATAAGTATAAAGCATGGCTGGAAGTTGAAATATTAGCCTGTGAGGCATGGGCTGAGCTTGGTGAAATTCCGAAAGAGGATGTTAAAAAACTTCGCGAGAATGCATCATTTAACATCGAGCGCATTAATGAAATTGAACAAGAAACACGCCATGATGTTGTTGCCTTTACACGGGCTGTTTCCGAAACACTTGGGGAAGAAAGAAAATGGGTGCACTATGGCCTAACATCTACAGATGTAGTTGATACAGCATTATCATACTTAGTAAAACAGGCAAACGAAATTCTTGAAAAGGATATTGAGAATTTTATTGCTGTTTTGAAGGAAAAAGCCCAAGAACATAAAAAAACAGTGATGATGGGGCGTACACATGGTGTTCATGCGGAGCCAACAACATTTGGTTTAAAACTGGCATTATGGTATGAAGAAATGAAACGAAACCTTGAGCGCTTCAAACATGCTGCAAATGGGATTCGTGTAGGAAAGATTTCCGGCGCTGTCGGTACATACGCCAATATTGATCCATTTGTAGAACAATATGTATGTGAAAACCTAGGCTTAAAAGCATCACCTATTTCAACACAAACATTACAGCGTGATCGTCATGCTGACTACATGTCAACATTAGCACTAATCGCTACTTCGATTGAAAAATTCGCTGTTGAAATACGCGGCTTGCAAAAGAGTGAAACGAGAGAGGTTGAAGAGTTTTTTGCTAAAGGCCAAAAAGGTTCTTCAGCAATGCCACATAAACGCAACCCAATCGGTTCAGAGAATATGGCTGGTTTAGCACGTCTAATCCGCGGCTATATGGTAACTTCATATGAAAATGTACCATTATGGCATGAACGCGATATTTCACATTCATCAGCAGAGCGCGTTATTTTACCAGATGCAACGATTGCTTTGAATTATATGTTAAATCGTTTTGCAAATATCGTGAAAAACTTAACCGTCTTCCCAGAGAACATGAAGCGCAATATGGAAAGAACATTCGGCTTAATTTATTCACAACGTGTTTTATTGGCGCTAATTGATAAAGGCCTATCAAGAGAAGAAGCTTACGATACAGTGCAGCCCAAAGCAATGGAAGCATGGGAAAAACAAGTCCAATTTAAATCACTTATTGAAGCAGATGAAAAAATTACGAGCAAGTTAATCCCTGCTGAAATTGATGATTGTTTTGACTATAACTACCATCTTAAGCATGTTGATATGATTTTTGAACGCTTAGGATTGTAA